Proteins encoded by one window of Ulvibacter sp. MAR_2010_11:
- a CDS encoding class I SAM-dependent methyltransferase, with protein sequence MNKHILHKDVQDFIKNYKDDITTLAFTGSPFTNITTQELIQQIESRQKAEKKLPTWYKASGIYYPPKLNIEQTSSEVTAKYKSELVSGTSLADLTGGFGVDSYFFAKTHETVTHYEINAELSAIARHNFGMQDKKNIECISGNGIDLIEGKRFDTIYADPSRRHDTKGKVFFLADCEPNIPKNLSLLLERCNTLLLKTSPMLDITVGLNELAHVADIHIVAVENEVKELLWLLRKSFEGQPILKAINFSGKSIETFQFNWNKTSAATYDMPKQFLYEPNAAIMKSGGFNAISEAFKLSKLHTSSHLYTGDTNIEFPGRAFTIKQVVPYSKKSMKKALTFTKANITVRNFPETVATLRKKWKIKEGGDVYLFFTTLMGDEKAMIVCRKQTK encoded by the coding sequence TTGAATAAGCATATTTTACACAAAGACGTTCAGGATTTTATAAAGAATTACAAGGATGACATTACGACTCTGGCCTTTACAGGCAGTCCTTTTACCAATATAACTACACAAGAACTTATTCAACAAATTGAAAGCAGGCAGAAGGCCGAAAAAAAACTACCAACATGGTACAAAGCTTCAGGAATTTATTATCCGCCAAAACTCAATATTGAACAAACTTCTTCCGAAGTCACCGCAAAGTATAAATCCGAATTAGTTTCGGGGACATCGCTGGCCGATCTCACCGGCGGATTTGGAGTAGATAGTTATTTCTTTGCTAAGACACATGAAACGGTAACTCATTATGAGATCAATGCGGAGCTCTCAGCCATAGCCCGGCATAATTTTGGAATGCAGGATAAAAAAAATATTGAATGTATTTCCGGAAACGGAATCGATTTAATTGAAGGAAAAAGGTTCGACACTATCTACGCAGATCCTTCCCGACGTCACGATACCAAGGGAAAGGTTTTTTTTCTTGCCGATTGTGAACCCAATATTCCTAAAAATCTTTCATTGCTTTTAGAACGTTGCAACACCCTATTGCTCAAAACATCCCCCATGCTGGATATCACTGTGGGATTGAACGAACTGGCGCATGTTGCAGATATTCATATCGTGGCTGTTGAAAATGAAGTGAAGGAGTTATTATGGTTGCTTAGAAAATCCTTTGAAGGTCAACCCATTTTAAAAGCAATCAATTTTTCGGGAAAAAGCATTGAAACATTTCAATTTAATTGGAATAAAACATCTGCTGCGACCTACGACATGCCGAAACAGTTTTTATACGAACCCAACGCTGCTATTATGAAGAGCGGGGGTTTTAATGCAATTTCTGAAGCATTTAAACTTTCAAAGCTGCACACCAGCTCACATTTGTACACCGGTGATACAAATATTGAATTTCCCGGACGTGCATTTACAATTAAACAGGTTGTCCCCTATTCTAAAAAAAGCATGAAGAAGGCTCTTACTTTTACAAAGGCCAATATAACGGTACGTAACTTTCCTGAAACGGTTGCCACATTGCGAAAAAAATGGAAAATCAAGGAAGGTGGTGATGTCTACCTATTTTTTACCACCCTGATGGGTGATGAAAAGGCGATGATAGTTTGTAGGAAGCAAACAAAATAA
- a CDS encoding FG-GAP-like repeat-containing protein → MKILFLFVLVLGNSTFSQSFNKDHIVDTDVGFVRIQQSGDFDNDDDQDLLSVSATLVAWYENLDGLGNYGDPITIDIDMGQSFNQLVVDLDKDGKEDILISYFDQDLIVWYQNLGGGTFAPFVVLASGLSQASGIAAGDLDGDNDLDLVLGVSNNSGLYWIEHLDGNGSFGPLIPISNTLSQARRQVVADIDGDNDLDVLSNSAGSSIMSWFENTDGQGDFSIQHIVAVGGLYENYFHMSDLDGDSDLDILSNKVNEILWRENLGGGNFGPAQIIFSYTDPTPDLASVYAVDLDNDGDLDVTYDSGYDFGKVFHLNTDGQGNFGPANILTSPDGGTSGNNLPVDIDGDGDMDLINTSLFFEMNNRNDIYWYENLTILSITDIEINDLILSPNPVDEILSITSKDDLQNAIFYQVIGQSILVTKQNFDKIDVSFLPKGIYLVEVQTNNGKTIKKIIKD, encoded by the coding sequence ATGAAAATTTTATTTCTATTTGTTCTAGTTTTAGGAAATTCTACGTTTTCACAATCATTTAATAAAGATCACATTGTGGATACTGATGTTGGTTTTGTTAGAATACAACAATCAGGAGATTTTGATAATGATGATGACCAAGACTTGCTTTCTGTTTCTGCAACACTTGTAGCTTGGTACGAAAACCTGGATGGTTTAGGTAATTATGGAGATCCAATTACTATTGATATTGATATGGGCCAGTCTTTTAATCAATTGGTTGTTGACCTTGATAAAGATGGAAAAGAGGATATATTAATTAGTTATTTTGACCAAGATTTAATAGTCTGGTATCAAAATTTGGGAGGTGGCACTTTTGCTCCTTTTGTGGTATTGGCATCCGGCCTTAGTCAGGCTAGTGGTATTGCTGCTGGTGATTTAGATGGTGATAATGATTTAGATTTGGTTCTCGGAGTCTCTAATAACTCCGGACTATACTGGATAGAGCACCTAGATGGCAACGGTAGTTTTGGCCCCCTTATCCCAATAAGTAATACTTTGTCACAAGCACGTAGGCAAGTTGTTGCAGACATCGACGGGGATAATGATTTAGATGTGTTATCAAATTCAGCAGGATCTTCCATCATGTCTTGGTTTGAAAACACTGATGGCCAAGGGGATTTTTCCATACAACATATTGTTGCTGTAGGTGGATTATACGAAAATTATTTCCACATGAGTGACTTGGATGGTGATTCCGATTTAGATATTCTATCTAATAAAGTTAATGAAATTTTATGGAGAGAAAATTTGGGAGGGGGTAATTTCGGCCCTGCACAAATTATTTTCAGTTATACAGACCCCACTCCGGACTTAGCAAGTGTTTATGCAGTTGACCTGGATAATGATGGCGACCTTGATGTAACTTATGATTCTGGTTATGATTTCGGCAAAGTATTTCATCTAAATACTGATGGGCAAGGTAATTTCGGGCCTGCTAACATCCTAACTTCACCGGATGGAGGTACTTCCGGGAATAATTTACCTGTTGATATTGATGGAGATGGGGATATGGATTTAATTAACACAAGCTTATTTTTTGAAATGAATAATAGAAATGATATTTATTGGTATGAGAATCTAACCATTCTAAGCATAACAGATATAGAAATAAATGACCTAATTCTTAGTCCAAATCCTGTGGACGAAATTTTAAGCATTACAAGTAAAGATGACCTTCAAAATGCAATATTTTATCAAGTTATTGGGCAATCTATTTTAGTAACTAAACAGAACTTTGACAAGATTGATGTTTCTTTCTTACCCAAAGGGATTTATTTAGTTGAGGTGCAGACAAATAATGGAAAGACAATAAAAAAGATAATTAAAGATTAA
- a CDS encoding GIY-YIG nuclease family protein, which translates to MIYFVYILYSKSLDRFYVGHNKDNPTERLRRHLSNHKGFTARIKDWEIVYTENCKNKGEAYLRERTIKAWKSKRMILQLIKNNSSIG; encoded by the coding sequence ATGATTTACTTTGTCTACATTTTATATTCAAAAAGCTTAGATCGTTTCTATGTTGGTCATAATAAGGATAACCCAACAGAAAGATTACGAAGACATTTATCAAATCACAAGGGTTTTACTGCCCGGATTAAGGACTGGGAAATAGTTTATACCGAAAATTGCAAAAACAAAGGTGAAGCCTATTTGAGGGAAAGAACAATTAAAGCTTGGAAGAGCAAACGAATGATTCTTCAGCTTATTAAAAATAATAGTTCAATTGGGTAG
- a CDS encoding GIY-YIG nuclease family protein yields the protein MIYFVYILYSKSLDRFYVGHNKDNPTERLRRHLSNHKGFTTRVKDWEIVYTENCKNKGEAYLRERTIKAWKSKRMILQLIKNNSSIG from the coding sequence ATGATTTACTTTGTCTACATTTTATATTCAAAAAGCTTAGATCGTTTCTATGTTGGTCATAATAAGGATAACCCAACAGAAAGATTACGAAGACATTTATCAAATCACAAGGGTTTTACTACCCGGGTTAAGGACTGGGAAATAGTTTATACCGAAAATTGCAAAAACAAAGGTGAAGCCTATTTGAGGGAAAGAACAATTAAAGCTTGGAAGAGCAAACGAATGATTCTTCAGCTTATTAAAAATAATAGTTCAATTGGGTAG
- a CDS encoding GIY-YIG nuclease family protein, translating into MIYFVYILYSKSLDRFYVGHTKDNPTERLRRHLSNHKGFTTRVKDWEIVYTENCKNKGEAYLRERTIKAWKSKRMILQLIKNNSSIG; encoded by the coding sequence ATGATTTACTTTGTCTACATTTTATATTCAAAAAGCTTAGATCGTTTCTATGTTGGTCATACTAAGGATAACCCAACAGAAAGATTACGAAGACATTTATCAAATCACAAGGGTTTTACTACCCGGGTTAAGGACTGGGAAATAGTTTATACCGAAAATTGCAAAAACAAAGGTGAAGCCTATTTGAGGGAAAGAACAATTAAAGCTTGGAAGAGCAAACGAATGATTCTTCAGCTTATTAAAAATAATAGTTCAATTGGGTAG
- a CDS encoding GIY-YIG nuclease family protein, translating to MIYFVYILYSKSLDRFYVGHTMDNPTERLRRHLSNHKGFTARVKDWEIVYTENCKNKGEAYLRERTIKAWKSKRMILQLIKNNSSIG from the coding sequence ATGATTTACTTTGTCTACATTTTATATTCAAAAAGCTTAGATCGTTTCTATGTTGGTCATACTATGGATAACCCAACAGAAAGATTACGAAGACATTTATCAAATCACAAGGGTTTTACTGCCCGGGTTAAGGACTGGGAAATAGTTTATACCGAAAATTGCAAAAACAAAGGTGAAGCCTATTTGAGGGAAAGAACAATTAAAGCTTGGAAGAGCAAACGAATGATTCTTCAGCTTATTAAAAATAATAGTTCAATTGGGTAG
- a CDS encoding hybrid sensor histidine kinase/response regulator transcription factor, which produces MAQTQKQVSFSQLSVNEGLSQNSVVSIAQDSTGYLWFATQDGLNKYNGKEFTYYEKLFEDVTRENFSKLGKVYVDQKNDLYIITKNGILEKHHRATDSFIQIKRFLNPSSLFMDTHHNLWIGTYGNGLYAISEKLKDTLQIFKGKDVIAHTYAISHFENRVIAATSTGVFSIHPQTLQYEEIPSEGNNTAINYSSITTRDNELWIGTYGNGLFLRKASESVLTKFRGFDAKNTLPDNLNIESILIDSKDRMWLGTYGNGAYLIEFNTRKITQFVPQQSNPKAIHYNDILCIYEDYTGNIWFGTDGTGLSYYDENLTKFNVLTNYEIPYFANVDVTRAIAIDPKGNFWIGTSGKGLTLYDPSVNKFTSFKYDETKPTGIPSNRVMSILAEENRIFIGFQEKGLAILEKGKGFTGYDTNTMGLPTGLTIWCIFKDSQGRYWLGTRDNGLIQFNPEQGVIQHHTTLSNSGTTISSNNVRVIIEGAPGELFIGTESRGIDKFIIKDQAFVHYPHPEIQNIKSLYYTPEYLWIGTNGNGLHAFNNTSEKLYSYNLKDGLPNNVIYAILPDEENNLWLSSNRGLFKFAVENPGDKARIVNYGTYDGLQSLEFNTGAYFKDTKGTLYFGGLSGINWFDPSRLTSNPIAPKTTIYRLEVFTEEVPLDVNKSFNYKENTLSFTFAGLHFSQPERNMYTYFLENHDVNWSKPSNSNYAHYTNLPSGDYTFKVLSSNYDGVWGTIPATYSFTINSPWYLTLWAKLGYIFLFLFILYVVYTYLKSRWSMQVQLQLEHQETERLKKLDELKTKLYTNISHEFRTPLTLISGPVNQLISNSVISEKDKKALHIIDNSSKRMLRLVNQLLELSQLEAGSVHLKVGRQELYPQIFQIIEAFKMPAHEKGIHLKTNIIEFNETWYDKDVMEKIVSNLLSNAVKYAPDTSEILVKVSEVSGFAEIEVANKNESLTPLDLQKLFGRFYQHNKDAEGVGIGLALIKELATLSGGSAKVMRKTPSIISFIIKIPIEKSKYNANFIISDHRTELIVPKPLEIFKPENAEQPLLLVVEDNLEVRNYIISLFSENFKILEAENGLIGIKKAIKEIPDLIISDIMMPIKDGIALCNTLKDDFRTSHIPIILLTAKVGDRNELEGLQNKADDYITKPFNADILIQKVVNFIETRKELQKRYSQSIYLRPKDIAITPLDESFFESVQTIIDTKITNPDFKAEDFAKELNLSRMQLHRKLKALTGLTTTEFLRSQRLKAAVNLLKTSDLTVSEIAYSVGFNTPSYFIKCFKVAYNTTPSEFLAK; this is translated from the coding sequence ATGGCTCAAACTCAAAAACAAGTGAGTTTTAGTCAGTTGTCTGTGAATGAAGGCTTGTCGCAAAATAGTGTAGTTAGCATTGCACAGGACAGCACGGGCTATCTATGGTTTGCTACTCAGGATGGCTTAAACAAATACAACGGAAAAGAGTTCACCTATTACGAAAAACTATTTGAGGATGTAACCCGGGAGAATTTCAGTAAATTGGGTAAGGTATATGTAGACCAAAAAAATGACCTTTACATAATTACCAAAAACGGGATTCTTGAGAAACATCATAGGGCAACCGATTCCTTCATACAAATTAAGCGCTTTCTAAATCCGAGTTCCCTATTTATGGATACGCATCATAATCTATGGATAGGCACCTATGGAAATGGTTTGTACGCAATTTCTGAAAAACTAAAAGATACGCTTCAAATTTTTAAAGGAAAGGATGTTATTGCGCATACCTATGCAATTTCTCATTTTGAAAATCGAGTCATAGCAGCTACATCAACCGGAGTTTTTTCTATTCACCCACAAACGCTTCAATATGAAGAAATTCCTTCGGAAGGAAATAATACGGCCATTAACTACAGTAGCATTACAACACGAGACAACGAACTATGGATAGGTACTTATGGGAACGGACTTTTTCTCAGAAAGGCTTCAGAGAGTGTATTAACAAAATTTAGAGGATTCGATGCTAAAAATACCTTGCCCGACAATCTCAATATCGAATCAATATTAATAGACTCTAAAGACAGGATGTGGTTGGGAACCTACGGAAATGGAGCATATCTTATCGAATTTAATACTCGAAAAATCACACAATTTGTTCCACAGCAATCCAATCCGAAGGCAATTCATTACAACGATATTCTATGTATATATGAAGATTATACAGGTAATATTTGGTTTGGAACCGATGGTACAGGCCTAAGTTATTACGACGAAAATCTAACCAAATTCAATGTGCTTACGAACTACGAAATCCCTTATTTTGCGAATGTAGATGTAACGCGTGCCATTGCAATTGATCCGAAAGGCAATTTTTGGATTGGAACTTCAGGAAAGGGATTGACCCTTTACGATCCTTCAGTCAATAAGTTTACTTCTTTCAAATACGATGAAACCAAACCTACTGGAATTCCTTCCAATAGAGTCATGAGTATTCTAGCAGAGGAAAATCGGATATTCATCGGATTTCAAGAGAAAGGGCTTGCCATTCTGGAAAAGGGAAAAGGATTCACCGGTTACGATACTAATACAATGGGGCTTCCTACCGGATTAACCATCTGGTGTATTTTTAAGGATTCTCAAGGTCGCTATTGGTTGGGAACACGTGACAATGGGCTTATTCAATTTAATCCGGAACAGGGAGTCATTCAACATCATACCACCCTGTCGAATTCCGGCACAACTATTTCCAGCAATAATGTGCGCGTTATTATTGAAGGTGCTCCCGGGGAGCTGTTTATTGGTACGGAAAGTAGAGGAATCGACAAATTTATAATCAAGGATCAGGCTTTTGTTCATTACCCCCATCCCGAAATTCAAAATATAAAGTCATTGTACTATACGCCGGAATACCTATGGATTGGCACCAATGGAAATGGCTTACACGCCTTTAATAACACCAGTGAAAAGCTGTATAGTTATAATTTAAAAGACGGACTTCCAAATAATGTTATTTATGCCATTCTCCCCGACGAAGAGAATAATCTTTGGCTAAGCTCTAACAGAGGCCTGTTTAAATTTGCTGTAGAAAATCCTGGGGATAAAGCTAGAATTGTGAATTACGGTACTTACGACGGCTTACAATCCCTGGAGTTTAATACCGGAGCCTATTTTAAAGATACTAAGGGGACACTTTATTTTGGCGGTCTCAGCGGAATTAACTGGTTTGACCCTTCTCGTCTCACAAGTAATCCCATAGCGCCAAAAACAACAATTTACCGTTTAGAAGTGTTTACTGAAGAAGTTCCTCTTGATGTGAATAAGTCGTTTAACTATAAAGAGAATACGTTATCTTTCACCTTTGCGGGTTTGCATTTTTCACAACCTGAAAGAAATATGTATACGTATTTCTTGGAAAATCACGATGTGAATTGGTCTAAACCCTCAAATTCCAATTATGCACATTACACCAATTTACCATCGGGGGATTATACGTTTAAAGTGCTTTCCAGTAACTACGACGGTGTTTGGGGCACTATTCCGGCTACCTATTCTTTTACCATAAACTCCCCATGGTACTTAACGCTGTGGGCAAAACTTGGTTATATTTTTCTCTTCCTTTTTATCCTGTATGTTGTGTATACTTATTTAAAATCAAGGTGGAGTATGCAGGTGCAACTGCAACTTGAACACCAAGAAACAGAACGCTTAAAAAAACTGGATGAACTAAAAACGAAATTATACACCAATATTTCGCATGAGTTCAGAACTCCATTGACCCTTATATCCGGACCGGTAAATCAATTAATCTCGAACTCAGTAATTTCTGAAAAAGACAAAAAAGCACTACATATTATTGATAATAGTTCTAAACGGATGCTTCGTTTGGTAAATCAATTGCTGGAACTCTCACAACTGGAAGCCGGAAGTGTTCATTTAAAAGTAGGACGACAGGAATTGTATCCGCAAATATTTCAAATAATTGAAGCCTTTAAGATGCCGGCGCATGAAAAAGGAATTCATTTAAAAACTAATATCATTGAATTTAATGAAACATGGTATGATAAAGATGTCATGGAAAAAATTGTCTCTAACCTTCTCTCAAACGCTGTAAAATATGCTCCCGATACTTCTGAAATTTTGGTAAAGGTTTCTGAAGTGTCAGGTTTTGCTGAAATTGAAGTAGCAAATAAAAATGAATCGCTAACGCCTCTGGACTTGCAAAAACTTTTCGGGCGATTCTATCAGCATAACAAAGATGCCGAAGGTGTTGGTATAGGTCTTGCCCTTATCAAAGAACTGGCTACTTTATCCGGAGGTTCAGCAAAAGTGATGAGAAAAACTCCTTCAATAATTTCCTTTATTATAAAAATTCCCATCGAAAAATCGAAATACAATGCAAACTTCATTATCTCCGATCACAGAACGGAGCTTATTGTCCCTAAACCATTGGAAATTTTTAAACCGGAAAATGCAGAGCAACCGCTTTTACTCGTGGTAGAGGATAATCTTGAGGTGCGTAACTATATTATTTCATTATTTTCTGAAAATTTTAAAATTCTTGAAGCTGAAAACGGACTTATTGGAATAAAAAAAGCTATCAAAGAAATTCCCGATCTTATAATTAGTGACATTATGATGCCAATAAAGGACGGAATTGCACTTTGTAATACGCTAAAAGACGATTTTAGAACGAGTCATATCCCAATCATCTTATTGACGGCAAAGGTTGGTGACAGAAATGAATTAGAAGGATTACAAAACAAGGCAGACGATTATATAACCAAGCCCTTTAATGCAGATATTTTAATTCAAAAAGTGGTCAATTTTATCGAGACCAGAAAAGAGTTGCAAAAAAGATACAGTCAGAGTATCTATCTACGCCCCAAAGATATTGCCATTACTCCTTTGGATGAAAGTTTTTTTGAGAGCGTTCAAACCATTATTGATACAAAAATTACGAATCCCGATTTTAAAGCGGAAGACTTTGCTAAGGAACTGAATCTTAGCCGAATGCAATTACACAGAAAGTTAAAAGCACTAACCGGTCTAACAACCACCGAATTTTTACGCTCACAGCGATTAAAAGCAGCGGTAAATTTGTTAAAAACATCAGATCTTACTGTTTCCGAAATTGCCTACTCGGTTGGATTCAACACTCCTTCCTATTTTATTAAATGCTTTAAAGTAGCCTATAATACTACGCCTAGCGAGTTTTTAGCTAAGTAA